A single region of the Paraburkholderia sprentiae WSM5005 genome encodes:
- the ybgC gene encoding tol-pal system-associated acyl-CoA thioesterase — MRRMNMSTSQPGAEIGYTWPIRVYYEDTDAGGIVFYANYLKFFERARTEWLRACGVDQHRLAAQSDAIFIVRSTAVDYRAPARLDDIVKIVSRIERLGRASVDFVQEAWREGTLLATGSVRVGCVDRATLRPAAIPPSVLAALRRGPGVSESAD, encoded by the coding sequence ATGCGCCGCATGAATATGTCGACCAGCCAGCCCGGCGCGGAAATCGGCTACACGTGGCCAATCCGCGTGTATTACGAAGATACCGACGCCGGCGGCATCGTGTTTTACGCCAACTACCTGAAATTTTTCGAACGGGCGCGCACCGAATGGCTGCGCGCGTGCGGCGTCGACCAGCATCGGCTCGCGGCACAAAGCGATGCGATTTTCATCGTGCGCAGTACCGCAGTCGATTACCGGGCTCCGGCCCGGCTCGACGACATCGTGAAAATTGTCAGCCGGATCGAGCGTCTTGGCCGAGCTTCGGTAGACTTCGTGCAGGAAGCGTGGCGCGAGGGCACTTTGCTGGCGACCGGTTCGGTCCGGGTGGGCTGCGTGGACCGCGCGACGCTGCGGCCGGCCGCGATTCCACCTTCGGTTCTCGCTGCGCTGCGCCGCGGGCCGGGCGTCAGCGAGAGCGCGGACTGA
- a CDS encoding type IV pilus modification PilV family protein — protein MRRRALDIGSYARAPVCGGNSLIEVMLAVALVAISALGLIAAQVWTAREARAMTLRESAAWIADSIAEATITSFIGDAALNQWSARASALLPHGEASIGESGEVATARVTWASVQNRPAAGDVIARPAQPCGGVDAPAGSSCVALAFAK, from the coding sequence ATGAGACGGCGCGCACTCGACATCGGTTCGTATGCGCGCGCACCGGTATGCGGCGGCAATTCGCTGATCGAAGTGATGCTGGCGGTCGCGTTGGTCGCGATCAGCGCGCTGGGTTTGATCGCGGCGCAGGTATGGACCGCACGCGAGGCGCGCGCGATGACGCTGCGCGAGAGCGCCGCGTGGATAGCCGACTCGATTGCTGAAGCGACGATCACGTCTTTCATCGGCGATGCCGCGCTCAATCAATGGAGCGCGCGGGCGAGCGCACTGCTACCTCACGGCGAGGCGTCGATCGGCGAAAGCGGTGAAGTCGCGACGGCGCGCGTGACGTGGGCGTCCGTGCAGAACCGGCCCGCTGCGGGCGACGTGATCGCGCGGCCGGCGCAGCCTTGCGGCGGCGTCGATGCGCCAGCCGGGTCGTCGTGCGTCGCGTTGGCGTTCGCGAAATGA
- the pal gene encoding peptidoglycan-associated lipoprotein Pal, whose amino-acid sequence MMSKLRFAFAVVMVGALAACHSGVKLDENANKGAGGAQPNPNDVATVNVDPLNDPNSPLAKRSIYFDFDSYSVKDDYQPLLQQHAQYLKSHPQRHVLIQGNTDERGTSEYNLALGQKRAEAVRRSLSLMGVSDSQMEAVSLGKEKPLATGHDEASWAQNRRADLVYQQ is encoded by the coding sequence ATGATGTCCAAACTTCGTTTCGCATTCGCCGTCGTGATGGTCGGCGCATTGGCCGCGTGTCACTCGGGCGTCAAGCTCGACGAAAACGCCAACAAGGGCGCAGGCGGGGCTCAACCGAACCCGAACGACGTCGCGACGGTCAACGTCGACCCGCTGAACGATCCGAACAGCCCGCTCGCGAAGCGCAGCATCTACTTCGACTTCGACAGCTACTCGGTCAAGGACGACTATCAACCGCTGCTGCAACAACACGCGCAGTATCTGAAGAGCCACCCGCAGCGTCACGTCCTGATTCAGGGCAACACCGACGAGCGCGGCACCAGCGAATACAACCTGGCACTTGGCCAGAAGCGTGCTGAAGCCGTGCGGCGTTCGCTGTCGCTGATGGGCGTGTCGGATTCGCAAATGGAAGCCGTGAGCCTCGGCAAGGAAAAGCCGCTGGCAACGGGTCATGACGAAGCGTCGTGGGCACAGAACCGCCGCGCTGACCTCGTGTATCAACAGTAA
- the ybgF gene encoding tol-pal system protein YbgF: MTHRFSWLRFAAAACVAGTALAAVPAHAGMFDDDQARQAILDLRSKTDSLSSQLSAAQRTILDQSNRLDQLNQQVATLRGQNEDMANQLTTLQKQQKDYYTDLDTRLKKFEPQQQTVDGVQGEVQPGETEAFNAASQQFRSGDFKNAAASFRSFISKYPNSPYQPTAQYWLGNALYALRDYKGSTAIWQGVVKNYPQHPRAPEALLAIANNQLEQGQKAAAKKTLEQIVAQYAGSDVAQSAQSKLSQIK; encoded by the coding sequence ATGACGCATCGTTTCTCCTGGCTGCGGTTTGCCGCAGCGGCCTGCGTCGCAGGCACGGCCCTCGCGGCCGTGCCCGCCCATGCGGGCATGTTCGACGACGATCAGGCCCGCCAGGCCATTCTCGATCTGCGCTCGAAGACCGATAGTCTGTCGAGCCAGCTGTCGGCGGCGCAACGCACGATCCTCGATCAGTCCAACCGTCTCGACCAGTTGAACCAGCAGGTCGCGACGCTGCGTGGGCAGAACGAGGACATGGCGAACCAGCTGACGACGCTGCAAAAGCAGCAGAAGGACTACTACACCGATCTCGACACGCGCCTGAAGAAATTCGAGCCGCAGCAACAGACGGTGGACGGCGTCCAGGGCGAGGTGCAGCCGGGTGAAACCGAGGCGTTCAACGCGGCTTCGCAGCAATTCCGCAGCGGCGATTTCAAGAACGCGGCGGCATCGTTCCGCAGCTTCATCTCCAAATATCCGAACAGCCCCTATCAGCCGACCGCGCAATACTGGCTCGGCAACGCGCTCTATGCACTGCGCGACTACAAGGGCTCGACGGCGATCTGGCAAGGTGTCGTGAAAAACTATCCGCAGCATCCGCGCGCACCGGAAGCGCTGCTCGCGATCGCGAACAATCAGCTCGAACAAGGCCAGAAGGCCGCGGCGAAAAAGACGCTCGAACAGATCGTCGCGCAATACGCCGGCTCGGACGTTGCGCAGTCGGCGCAGAGCAAGCTGTCGCAGATCAAGTAG
- the tolQ gene encoding protein TolQ: MNTTQDLSIVSLVLNASLLAQAVMALLLLLSLLSWTFIFRKWFAIRRARAQTERFERDFWSGGDLQALYQSAANNRHTIGALERIFESGMREFLKGKEKRLNDSGAILDGARRAMRAAFQREMDVLEANLAFLASVGSVSPYIGLFGTVWGIMNAFRGLANVQQATLANVAPGIAEALTATAIGLFAAIPAVVAYNRYAHDIDRLAIRFETFIEEFSNILQRQAQ; the protein is encoded by the coding sequence ATGAACACTACACAAGATCTGTCGATCGTTTCACTCGTACTCAACGCGAGCCTGCTGGCCCAGGCCGTCATGGCCCTGCTGCTGTTGCTGTCGCTACTCTCCTGGACTTTCATCTTCCGCAAGTGGTTTGCGATTCGCCGGGCGCGCGCGCAAACTGAACGCTTCGAGCGTGATTTCTGGTCGGGCGGCGACCTGCAGGCGCTGTATCAAAGCGCAGCGAACAACCGCCACACTATCGGCGCGCTCGAGCGGATTTTCGAGTCCGGCATGCGCGAATTCCTGAAAGGCAAAGAGAAGCGCCTGAACGATTCCGGCGCGATTCTCGACGGCGCCCGGCGCGCGATGCGCGCGGCGTTCCAGCGCGAAATGGACGTGCTCGAAGCGAACCTCGCGTTCCTCGCGTCGGTCGGTTCGGTCAGCCCGTACATCGGTCTGTTCGGCACGGTGTGGGGGATCATGAATGCGTTTCGCGGCCTCGCCAACGTGCAGCAGGCCACGCTCGCGAACGTCGCGCCGGGCATCGCCGAGGCGCTAACCGCCACCGCGATCGGCCTGTTCGCTGCGATTCCGGCCGTGGTCGCCTACAACCGTTACGCGCACGACATCGACCGTCTGGCGATCCGTTTCGAAACCTTCATCGAAGAGTTCTCGAACATCCTGCAGCGCCAGGCACAGTAA
- the tolR gene encoding protein TolR codes for MAGSRSSSMRGSRSRRAMADINVVPYIDVMLVLLVIFMVTAPLVAPSIVNLPTVGGAAPQQQTPPVIVNIRADGNMSVKYKDDSGTQQQEDMTKAGLNGFIADRAQSHPDQPVVIAADKTVKYEAVMNVMSELKARGVKRVGLLVKSQ; via the coding sequence ATGGCAGGCTCCCGCTCCTCCAGCATGCGCGGCTCGCGCTCGCGCCGCGCGATGGCCGACATCAACGTCGTGCCGTACATCGACGTGATGCTCGTGCTGCTCGTGATCTTCATGGTCACGGCGCCGCTCGTCGCGCCTTCGATCGTCAATCTGCCGACCGTCGGCGGTGCCGCGCCGCAGCAGCAGACGCCGCCCGTGATCGTCAACATCCGCGCGGACGGCAACATGAGCGTCAAGTACAAGGACGACTCCGGCACGCAGCAGCAGGAAGACATGACGAAGGCTGGCCTCAACGGTTTCATCGCCGATCGTGCACAATCGCACCCCGATCAGCCCGTCGTGATCGCCGCCGACAAAACCGTGAAGTACGAAGCCGTGATGAACGTGATGTCCGAGCTGAAAGCTCGTGGCGTCAAGCGCGTTGGATTGCTCGTCAAATCGCAATGA
- the glyA gene encoding serine hydroxymethyltransferase — MFDRAQSTIANVDPELWKVIEQENRRQEEHIELIASENYTSPAVMAAQGSQLTNKYAEGYPGKRYYGGCEYVDVAEQLAIDRVKQLFGAQAANVQPNSGSQANQGVFFAMLKPGDTIMGMSLAHGGHLTHGSPVNMSGKWFNVVSYGLNEAEDIDYDAAEKLAHEHKPKLIVAGASAFALRIDFERMSKIAKSVGAYFMVDMAHYAGLIAAGVYPNPVPHADFVTTTTHKSLRGPRGGVILMKAEFEKQINSAIFPGIQGGPLMHVIAGKAVAFKEALSPEFKAYQQQVVENARVLAETLVKRGLRIVSGRTESHVMLVDLRAKKITGKAAEAALGAAHITVNKNAIPNDPEKPFVTSGIRLGSPAMTTRGFGVKEAEQVGNLIADVLDNPEDAATIERVRAQVAELTQRFPVYG, encoded by the coding sequence ATGTTTGACAGAGCCCAAAGCACCATCGCCAACGTCGATCCTGAACTCTGGAAGGTCATCGAGCAGGAAAACCGCCGTCAGGAAGAGCACATCGAACTGATCGCGTCGGAAAACTACACGAGCCCGGCCGTGATGGCCGCGCAAGGCTCGCAACTCACGAACAAGTACGCCGAAGGGTATCCGGGCAAGCGCTACTACGGCGGCTGCGAATACGTCGACGTCGCCGAGCAGCTGGCGATCGACCGCGTGAAGCAGCTGTTCGGCGCGCAAGCCGCGAACGTGCAGCCGAACTCGGGCTCGCAGGCGAACCAGGGCGTGTTCTTTGCGATGCTCAAGCCGGGCGACACGATCATGGGCATGAGCCTCGCGCACGGCGGTCACCTCACGCACGGCTCGCCGGTCAACATGTCGGGCAAGTGGTTCAACGTGGTCAGCTACGGCCTGAACGAAGCCGAAGACATCGACTACGACGCCGCCGAGAAGCTTGCGCACGAACACAAGCCGAAGCTGATCGTGGCGGGCGCATCGGCGTTCGCGCTGCGCATCGATTTCGAACGCATGTCGAAGATCGCGAAGTCGGTTGGCGCCTACTTCATGGTCGACATGGCGCACTACGCCGGTCTCATCGCCGCGGGCGTTTATCCGAACCCGGTGCCGCACGCCGATTTCGTCACCACCACCACGCACAAGAGCCTGCGCGGCCCGCGCGGCGGCGTGATCCTGATGAAGGCCGAGTTCGAGAAGCAGATCAACTCGGCGATTTTCCCAGGCATCCAGGGCGGTCCGCTGATGCACGTGATCGCGGGCAAGGCCGTCGCATTCAAGGAAGCGCTGTCGCCGGAATTCAAGGCGTATCAGCAGCAGGTGGTCGAGAACGCGCGCGTGCTCGCTGAAACGCTGGTCAAGCGCGGTCTGCGCATCGTGTCGGGCCGCACTGAAAGCCACGTGATGCTGGTCGACCTGCGTGCGAAGAAGATCACCGGCAAGGCTGCGGAAGCGGCGCTCGGCGCGGCGCATATCACGGTCAACAAGAACGCGATCCCGAACGATCCGGAAAAGCCGTTCGTGACCAGCGGCATTCGCCTGGGTTCGCCGGCCATGACCACGCGCGGCTTCGGCGTGAAGGAAGCCGAGCAGGTCGGCAATCTGATCGCCGACGTGCTGGACAACCCGGAAGACGCCGCGACGATCGAGCGGGTGCGCGCGCAAGTCGCCGAGCTGACCCAGCGCTTCCCGGTTTACGGCTAA
- the tolB gene encoding Tol-Pal system beta propeller repeat protein TolB: MSLMTKLGLRTLVATCLIAVGGAANAQLNVLVTGVGSTQFPIATANFANEANSPQQVSTIVRQDLQRSGKFTNIDAGSTPVSETDSVDLGAWKAKGANAFVAGSVNRLPNGQYEVRFKLYDTVKGESLGGLVLVSPESGLRMSAHKIADYIYAKLMGSRGVFATRLSYVIKTGGRYQLQISDSDGQDAHIALSSPEPIISPAWSPDGTKVAYVSFEKKKPIVYIHDLPTGRRVIVSDQKGNNSAPAWSPDGRTLAVALSRTGNTQIFAVNADGSGLRRLTQGSSIDTEPTYSPDGQWIYFTSDRGGAPQIYKMPAHGESAGSAQRVTFTGSYNTSPRVSPDGKELAYISRVGGAFKLYIQDLQGGTATGLTDTTHDESPSFAANGQYILYATQVNGRGVLAAVSTDGRTRQVLSVQGGSVREPSWGPFMQ, translated from the coding sequence ATGAGTTTGATGACCAAGCTAGGCCTGCGAACACTCGTGGCAACGTGCCTGATCGCCGTCGGCGGCGCCGCCAACGCACAACTCAACGTCCTCGTGACGGGCGTCGGATCCACGCAGTTTCCGATCGCAACGGCAAATTTCGCCAATGAAGCGAACTCTCCCCAGCAGGTCAGCACGATCGTGCGTCAGGACCTGCAACGCAGCGGCAAATTCACGAATATCGATGCAGGCTCGACGCCGGTCTCCGAGACCGATTCCGTCGACCTCGGCGCGTGGAAGGCGAAGGGCGCCAACGCGTTCGTCGCGGGCAGCGTGAACCGTCTGCCGAACGGACAGTACGAAGTGCGCTTCAAGCTGTACGACACGGTCAAGGGCGAAAGTCTCGGCGGCCTCGTGCTGGTGAGCCCGGAAAGCGGTCTGCGCATGAGCGCGCACAAGATCGCGGACTACATTTACGCCAAGCTGATGGGTAGCCGCGGCGTGTTCGCGACGCGCCTGTCGTACGTGATCAAGACGGGCGGCCGTTATCAGTTGCAGATCTCGGATTCGGACGGCCAGGACGCGCATATTGCGCTGTCGAGCCCCGAGCCGATCATCTCGCCGGCCTGGTCGCCCGACGGCACCAAGGTCGCCTACGTGTCGTTCGAAAAGAAGAAGCCGATCGTCTACATTCACGACCTGCCCACGGGCCGCCGCGTGATCGTATCGGATCAGAAGGGCAACAACAGTGCGCCGGCCTGGTCGCCGGATGGCCGCACGCTGGCCGTTGCACTGTCGCGCACCGGCAATACGCAAATTTTCGCGGTCAACGCGGACGGCAGCGGTCTGCGTCGTCTCACGCAGGGCAGCTCGATCGACACCGAGCCGACCTACTCTCCTGACGGTCAGTGGATTTATTTCACGAGCGACCGCGGTGGCGCACCGCAGATCTATAAAATGCCGGCACACGGTGAAAGCGCGGGCAGCGCACAACGCGTCACGTTTACGGGCAGCTACAACACCAGCCCGCGTGTGAGTCCTGACGGCAAGGAGCTGGCCTATATCTCGCGCGTCGGCGGTGCATTCAAGCTATACATCCAGGACCTGCAAGGCGGAACCGCCACGGGCCTGACGGACACGACACATGACGAATCGCCGAGCTTCGCGGCGAACGGTCAGTACATTCTTTACGCCACTCAGGTGAACGGCCGTGGCGTGTTGGCCGCAGTATCGACCGATGGTCGCACTCGGCAGGTCCTGTCCGTTCAGGGCGGCAGCGTACGCGAGCCGTCCTGGGGCCCGTTTATGCAATAA
- a CDS encoding mechanosensitive ion channel family protein: MDIETVRAFIMTRGIDIGTKVIGAIVLWIVGRWIISLISNLSRKLLARNGRVDPTLAHYLASILAGLLNLLLVLAILEIFGVQTTSFAALLAGLGLAIGTAWGGLLAHFAAGVFMQVLRPFKVGDFVMAAGVTGTVTELGLFGTTIVTPDNVTTIIGNNKIFSDTISNYSVLPFRRVELTAKIANGVDPTDAIARLKAAVAKIPNVAENPAPDVEVMSFTPEGPLLCVRPYSSNQNYWQVYFDTNRAIVQTFKEAGYPTPETPLAPRAITRD; this comes from the coding sequence TTGGATATCGAAACCGTACGTGCATTCATCATGACTCGAGGTATCGACATCGGCACCAAGGTCATCGGCGCAATCGTGCTGTGGATCGTCGGCCGCTGGATCATCTCACTGATCTCCAACCTGTCGCGCAAGCTGCTCGCACGCAACGGCCGGGTCGACCCGACACTCGCCCACTACCTCGCGTCGATTCTCGCCGGGTTGCTGAACCTGCTGCTCGTCCTCGCGATCCTGGAAATCTTCGGCGTGCAGACGACGTCGTTCGCCGCGTTGCTCGCGGGCCTCGGCCTCGCGATCGGTACTGCGTGGGGTGGCCTGCTCGCGCACTTCGCGGCCGGCGTGTTCATGCAGGTGCTGCGGCCGTTCAAGGTCGGCGATTTCGTCATGGCCGCGGGCGTTACCGGCACCGTCACGGAGTTGGGCCTGTTCGGCACCACGATCGTCACGCCAGACAACGTGACGACCATCATCGGCAACAACAAGATCTTCTCCGACACGATCTCGAACTACAGCGTGCTGCCATTCCGGCGCGTCGAGCTGACCGCCAAGATCGCCAATGGCGTCGACCCGACCGATGCAATCGCGCGCTTGAAAGCCGCCGTCGCGAAGATTCCGAACGTGGCCGAAAACCCCGCGCCGGACGTCGAGGTCATGAGCTTCACGCCAGAAGGACCGCTGCTGTGCGTGCGCCCTTACTCGTCCAACCAGAACTACTGGCAGGTCTACTTCGACACCAATCGCGCGATCGTGCAGACCTTCAAGGAAGCCGGCTATCCGACGCCCGAAACGCCGCTCGCGCCGCGCGCGATCACACGCGATTGA
- the ydfG gene encoding bifunctional NADP-dependent 3-hydroxy acid dehydrogenase/3-hydroxypropionate dehydrogenase YdfG — MIVFVTGASAGFGAAIARSFVKGGHRVVATARRKDRLQALADELGDALLPFELDVRDRAAVEAVPASLPAEFAAIDVLVNNAGLALGTEPAHKASLDEWNTMIETNCTGLVQVTHALLPGMVERNRGHVFNLGSVAGRWPYAGGNVYGATKAFVRQFSLNLRADLAGTALRVTDIEPGLCGGTEFSNVRYRGDDDKAAKVYENVQPLTAEDIADSIYWIATRPAHVNINTIELMPVAQSFGGLSVHRA, encoded by the coding sequence ATGATCGTGTTTGTCACAGGAGCGTCGGCCGGCTTCGGCGCCGCCATCGCCCGCTCGTTCGTCAAGGGCGGCCATCGTGTCGTCGCCACCGCTCGCCGCAAGGACCGCCTGCAGGCACTCGCCGACGAACTCGGCGACGCGTTGCTGCCGTTCGAGCTCGACGTGCGCGACCGCGCCGCGGTCGAAGCCGTGCCGGCCTCGCTGCCGGCCGAGTTCGCCGCGATCGACGTGCTCGTCAACAACGCCGGCCTCGCGCTCGGCACCGAACCGGCGCACAAGGCGAGCCTCGACGAATGGAACACCATGATCGAGACCAATTGCACGGGCCTCGTGCAGGTCACGCATGCACTGCTGCCCGGCATGGTCGAGCGCAATCGCGGGCATGTCTTCAATCTGGGCTCGGTGGCGGGCCGCTGGCCGTACGCGGGCGGCAACGTGTACGGCGCGACCAAGGCATTCGTGCGCCAGTTCAGCCTGAACCTGCGCGCCGACCTCGCCGGCACCGCGCTGCGCGTGACCGACATCGAGCCGGGTCTGTGCGGCGGCACCGAATTTTCGAACGTGCGATATCGCGGCGACGACGACAAGGCCGCCAAGGTCTACGAAAACGTGCAGCCGCTGACGGCCGAAGACATCGCCGATTCGATCTACTGGATCGCCACGCGCCCGGCCCACGTCAACATCAATACGATCGAGCTGATGCCGGTCGCGCAGTCGTTCGGCGGTCTGTCAGTGCATCGCGCCTGA
- a CDS encoding GspH/FimT family pseudopilin, which produces MQMKCNGIRRPSGAGFTLVETLAVIALVMLMAVMAMPSFAAWHMRDQVDARSKALLSTFAYARSEALRRGTRITVCRVDAARLCLAAGQPCADGIADWACGWAVFAEHGGKPSLLRAQPALAAVSIIGVQTDMTFTPPAGQLIGSFRSFDIAPRSPSKSMQGNPWRRCISVAAGGRARISEGACGATS; this is translated from the coding sequence ATGCAGATGAAATGCAATGGGATTCGCCGGCCGTCGGGTGCCGGCTTCACGCTCGTCGAAACACTGGCGGTGATAGCGCTCGTCATGCTGATGGCTGTGATGGCGATGCCGTCGTTCGCCGCATGGCATATGCGCGATCAGGTCGATGCGCGCTCGAAGGCGCTGCTATCCACGTTCGCCTACGCGCGCAGCGAGGCGCTGCGGCGCGGCACGCGCATCACCGTGTGTCGTGTCGATGCGGCGCGACTGTGCCTCGCGGCGGGCCAACCCTGCGCCGACGGCATCGCCGACTGGGCCTGCGGCTGGGCCGTATTCGCGGAGCACGGCGGCAAGCCGTCGTTGTTGCGCGCGCAGCCGGCGCTTGCGGCGGTAAGCATCATCGGCGTGCAGACGGACATGACGTTCACGCCGCCGGCCGGGCAACTGATCGGCTCGTTTCGAAGTTTCGATATAGCGCCGCGAAGTCCATCGAAATCGATGCAGGGGAACCCTTGGCGGCGCTGCATCAGCGTCGCGGCAGGCGGTCGCGCGCGGATCTCGGAGGGCGCGTGTGGAGCGACCTCATGA
- the tolA gene encoding cell envelope integrity protein TolA — protein sequence MIRKNSEYPLQPPRERGTGRAFLFALVMHALLGFFLYHGIQWQNSTPEGAEAELWTEVPDSAIPHPVVTPPPAPVAPTPPVRDEQADIALQEKKRQQQEAARAAQLAEQQRQLKLKEQQEAEAKRQQQLAAEQAAQLAAQKAAKLKQQQAQQQQQAEKLKQQQLAEQQKQQQLKEQQEQQQKQAQAEAQKKADAEKAAKAKAQADAAALAKKQLDTERRARLAQMQGLAGGVGGSSSSSNGLGKNGTGSGSGGTAASPGYADKVRRLVLQHVNWGGETEGLETVIAVRCSPDGNQLSASITHGSGNAAWDAAALRAVKASDPMPRDVNGKTPDYFLVTLRPAS from the coding sequence ATGATCCGCAAGAACTCCGAATACCCGCTTCAGCCACCGCGTGAACGCGGCACCGGGCGAGCTTTTCTGTTCGCGCTGGTGATGCATGCGCTGCTCGGATTCTTCCTGTATCACGGCATCCAGTGGCAAAACAGCACGCCCGAAGGCGCGGAAGCGGAACTATGGACCGAGGTACCGGATTCGGCGATCCCGCATCCGGTCGTCACGCCGCCGCCCGCGCCGGTCGCCCCTACTCCGCCCGTGCGCGACGAGCAGGCCGACATCGCGCTGCAGGAAAAGAAACGCCAGCAGCAGGAAGCGGCTCGCGCCGCGCAACTGGCCGAGCAGCAGCGCCAGCTGAAGCTGAAAGAGCAGCAGGAAGCGGAAGCGAAGCGTCAGCAACAGCTGGCGGCCGAACAGGCGGCCCAACTTGCGGCGCAGAAGGCCGCGAAGCTCAAGCAGCAGCAGGCGCAGCAGCAACAGCAGGCCGAGAAACTGAAGCAACAGCAGCTCGCCGAGCAGCAGAAGCAGCAGCAACTGAAGGAGCAGCAGGAGCAGCAGCAAAAGCAGGCTCAGGCGGAAGCGCAGAAGAAGGCTGACGCCGAGAAAGCGGCGAAGGCCAAGGCACAAGCCGATGCGGCCGCGCTGGCGAAGAAGCAGCTCGACACCGAACGTCGCGCGCGGCTTGCGCAGATGCAGGGTCTGGCTGGCGGCGTGGGCGGCAGCAGTTCGAGCAGCAACGGACTGGGCAAGAACGGAACGGGTAGCGGTTCGGGAGGCACGGCGGCGTCGCCGGGGTACGCGGACAAGGTACGCCGGCTAGTGCTTCAGCATGTGAACTGGGGCGGTGAAACGGAAGGTCTCGAGACCGTGATCGCCGTGCGCTGTTCGCCGGACGGCAATCAGCTGAGCGCAAGCATTACGCACGGCAGCGGCAATGCCGCGTGGGACGCTGCCGCATTGCGGGCGGTGAAAGCCTCCGATCCGATGCCGCGGGACGTCAATGGCAAGACGCCCGACTACTTCCTTGTCACGCTGCGCCCGGCAAGCTGA
- a CDS encoding VTT domain-containing protein, whose translation MDTLLHFANLVLHIDKFLGDFIQVYGAWVYAVLFVIVFAETGLVVLPFLPGDSLLFIGGAFSATGQMHLGLLILLLLVAAVAGNTTNYLIGRAIGPRVFNSHIPVLERFLDRAALQKTHDFYEKHGGKTIVLARFIPVVRTFAPFVAGASSMTWSRFQMFNVVGALLWVLLLTLLGYFFGNIPFIRQYLNVIVLLGIGAAIVPVVLGALWKMLRKRDANASTH comes from the coding sequence TTGGATACGTTGCTACATTTCGCCAACCTTGTCCTGCACATCGACAAGTTTCTCGGGGACTTCATTCAGGTCTACGGCGCCTGGGTCTACGCGGTGCTCTTCGTGATCGTGTTCGCCGAAACGGGGCTCGTGGTTCTGCCGTTTCTGCCGGGCGATTCGCTGCTGTTTATCGGCGGCGCATTCAGCGCGACCGGGCAGATGCATCTCGGACTGCTGATCCTGTTGCTGCTGGTGGCGGCGGTCGCCGGCAATACGACCAACTATCTGATCGGCCGTGCAATCGGACCGCGCGTGTTCAATTCGCACATTCCGGTGCTCGAGCGCTTTCTCGATCGCGCCGCGCTGCAAAAGACTCACGACTTCTATGAGAAGCATGGCGGCAAGACGATCGTGCTCGCGCGTTTCATCCCGGTGGTGCGGACCTTTGCGCCGTTTGTCGCGGGCGCATCGTCGATGACGTGGAGCCGCTTTCAGATGTTCAACGTCGTCGGTGCGTTGTTGTGGGTGCTGCTGCTGACGCTGCTCGGCTACTTCTTCGGCAACATCCCGTTCATCCGTCAGTATCTGAATGTGATCGTGCTGCTCGGTATTGGCGCGGCGATCGTGCCGGTCGTGCTCGGCGCGCTGTGGAAGATGCTGCGCAAGCGTGACGCAAACGCGAGCACGCATTGA
- the nrdR gene encoding transcriptional regulator NrdR, whose product MHCPFCRHADTQVVDSRVSEDGATIRRRRRCPACDKRFTTYERVELALPSVVKKDGTRTEFDRRKIVASMQLALRKRPVAVDAIEAAVARIEYQLLGSGEREVRSERLGELVMNELRALDTIAYVRFASVYRRFEDVSEFEDVIEEFRRASSPPKPSRKR is encoded by the coding sequence ATGCATTGCCCCTTCTGCCGCCACGCCGATACGCAGGTCGTCGACTCGCGCGTATCCGAAGACGGCGCGACGATTCGCCGGCGCCGCCGCTGCCCGGCCTGCGACAAGCGTTTCACGACGTACGAGCGGGTCGAGCTGGCGTTGCCGTCGGTCGTCAAGAAGGATGGCACGCGCACGGAATTCGATCGCCGCAAGATCGTCGCGAGCATGCAACTGGCGCTGCGCAAGCGCCCGGTTGCGGTGGACGCGATCGAGGCGGCGGTCGCCCGCATCGAATATCAGCTGCTCGGTAGCGGCGAGCGGGAGGTGCGTAGCGAGCGCCTGGGCGAACTCGTGATGAACGAGTTGCGTGCGCTCGACACGATCGCCTACGTCCGCTTCGCTTCCGTGTACCGGCGCTTCGAAGACGTCTCCGAATTCGAGGACGTGATCGAGGAATTCCGCCGCGCCTCTTCCCCGCCCAAGCCTTCCCGCAAGCGCTGA